From Oncorhynchus clarkii lewisi isolate Uvic-CL-2024 chromosome 26, UVic_Ocla_1.0, whole genome shotgun sequence, the proteins below share one genomic window:
- the LOC139384612 gene encoding uncharacterized protein, protein MNLQEQVVVHGQAKVLGTLGEGHRGQRQPACPTALQPKNPTALQPYTPTPLQPYSPTVFSPPPLHPYSPTAQKPNSPTALQPYSLQPYTPTAQKPNSPTALHSYTPTALQPYSPPPLQPSTPTVFSPTALQSSALQPYSLHPYTPTALLPYSPPPLQSSALHSYSLQLYTPTVFSPTLLQPSTPTALHPYSLQPSTPTVFSPTALQSLALHSYSPPPLQPSTPTVFSPPPLQSSALQPYSLQPHTPTAPHSYSPTALQSSDLHPYSPTAQKPNSPTAPHSYTPTALDPSTPTALQPYSLQPSTPTALQPYSPKTQQPYSPTLLHPYSPTALQPYSPTVFSPTLLQPKALQPYSLQPNSPTAIQPNSPTAYSPTT, encoded by the exons atgaacctgcaggagcaggTTGTTGTCCATGGTCAAGCCAAGGTTCTTGGCACTCTGGGAGAGGGACACCGTGGTCAGAGACAGCCTGCTTG ccctacagccctacagcccaaaAACccaacagccctacagccctacactCCTACgcccctacagccctacagccctacagtcttcagccctccacccctacatccctacagccctacagcccaaaAACccaacagccctacagccctacagccctacagtcttcagccctACACTCCTACAGCCCAAAAACCCAACAGCCCGACAGCCCTACACTCCTACACCCCTACAGCCCTCCAACCCTacagccctccacccctacagccctccacccctacagtcttcagccctacagccctacagtcttcagccctacagccctacagtcttCACCCCTACACTCCTACAGCCCTCCTCCCCTacagccctccacccctacagtcttcagccctACACTCCTACAGTCTTCAGCTCTACACTCCTACAGTCTTCAGCCCTACACTCCTacagccctccacccctacagccctccacccctacagtcttcagccctccacccctacagtcttcagccctacagccctacagtcttTAGCCCTCCACTCCTacagccctccacccctacagccctccacccctacagtcttcagccctccacccctacagtcttcagccctacagccctacagtcttCAGCCCCACACTCCTACAGCCCCACActcctacagccctacagccctacagtcttcagacctccacccctacagccctacagcccaaaAACCCAACAGCCCTACAGCCCCACACTCCTACACCCCTACAGCCCTAGacccctccacccctacagccctacagccctacagtcttcagccctccacccctacagccctacagccctacagcccaaaAACccaacagccctacagccctacactCCTAcacccctacagccctacagccctacagccctacagccctacagtcttcagccctACACTCCTACAGCCCaaagccctacagccctacagtctACAGCCCAACAGCCCAACAGCCATACAGCCCAACAGCCCTACAGCCTACAGCCCAACAACCTAA